The following nucleotide sequence is from Haliscomenobacter hydrossis DSM 1100.
GTGACCGGCTGATTTTTATACATCGTTCCTGGGTTGGCATTGATGCTGCGGGCCCAAAACTGCATCAAGCCCAAAAAGCGGATGTACACACTGCTGTCTTTTGCCGAAAAAAAAGTGAAGCCTTGTGCGGGAATCACGACAGGTGTTTCCAGTTGCGCAGTAACTGCGTCAGGCCATCCGAAGCAGACAAGAAAGACCAGGAGTATTTGGGTAATATACTTGCCCATGGTGAGTTCGCTTTAGAGCGTGTTTAAAGTTCAGCTTAGAATAAAAATCCCTTCACCGCCTCTATTTTTTCGGGCAAGTCTTCTTCCCCCAGCATCTCTTTCAAGTCCCGTTCAATGGTGTTGCACAACGCGGTCATGGGTACATCGGTGATGCGGTTTTCAAAAGGATCTTCGTTTACTTCGCCTACTTTGCCCATTACCCCAAATACAAAAGTCACCAAAATACTCACCGGAACCATCAAAAAAGGGACTTCCATTCTTGCAAAATCGCCGATCAACCCGAAAGGCAGCACCACCATAAACACCAGTAAAAACAATTGGGTGAAATAGTGATATTGCCGCAGTAAAGGGGTGTTTTTGATGCGCTCACAAGCTCCCTGAAAGTTATTGAAGCCAGCTAAGGTAGGCTCCAGACTGATGTTGTCAAAAGCGCCCAGGATCTCCTGCCGCATGCCATCTTTGATGCGGATACCTTGGGTG
It contains:
- a CDS encoding bestrophin family ion channel, which translates into the protein MRRQQDWEALHPLLSEAEYKALLQKANLPNYLLYTQGIRIKDGMRQEILGAFDNISLEPTLAGFNNFQGACERIKNTPLLRQYHYFTQLFLLVFMVVLPFGLIGDFARMEVPFLMVPVSILVTFVFGVMGKVGEVNEDPFENRITDVPMTALCNTIERDLKEMLGEEDLPEKIEAVKGFLF